One Blastocatellia bacterium genomic region harbors:
- a CDS encoding 50S ribosomal protein L25 translates to MISDITLDAEVRERLGKGGARQLRQRGKIPVTLYGGGDQEPLSLAVSERALRSIFRSSSGRNTIFNLKTNDHVTPVIIKDWQVDPLKGSLLHADLLRIDMNKPTRVRVPIVLDGEAIGVKIHGGLLDFMTHEVEVECLPGDIPDRIHVNVSHLDVGDHIFVRDLAVGDRVRILEEMDRVIVGILASRREEAAAVTTPVAPAEPEVIKKGKTAEEESANP, encoded by the coding sequence ATGATCTCTGATATTACGCTTGACGCAGAAGTGCGAGAACGATTAGGCAAGGGCGGTGCTCGTCAATTGAGGCAACGCGGAAAAATTCCTGTGACACTGTATGGTGGTGGTGACCAAGAGCCGTTGTCGTTGGCCGTCAGTGAACGGGCGTTGCGTAGCATCTTTCGTAGCTCGTCTGGTCGCAATACCATTTTTAATCTGAAGACCAACGACCACGTCACCCCTGTCATTATCAAAGATTGGCAAGTGGACCCACTGAAAGGCTCGTTGCTGCACGCCGACCTCCTGCGGATTGATATGAATAAGCCGACGCGTGTGCGGGTTCCCATCGTGCTTGATGGCGAAGCCATCGGTGTGAAGATTCACGGCGGCTTGCTCGATTTCATGACTCATGAGGTTGAAGTGGAGTGCTTGCCCGGTGATATTCCTGATCGGATTCATGTCAACGTATCGCACCTGGACGTGGGTGACCACATATTTGTCAGGGACCTGGCGGTTGGTGATCGGGTGCGCATTCTTGAAGAGATGGATCGCGTGATCGTGGGCATACTGGCCTCACGGCGCGAGGAAGCGGCAGCCGTCACAACCCCGGTCGCTCCAGCCGAACCCGAAGTGATTAAGAAAGGCAAGACGGCTGAGGAAGAAAGCGCTAATCCATGA
- the pth gene encoding aminoacyl-tRNA hydrolase, with protein MSPSQDVGSLTSPAMWLVVGLGNPGTQYRRTRHNLGFMVIDRLAEQLRIELNQLVCHAWVGLTQSDESQVVLAKPRTYMNRSGVSAQCLLRRYQLPASQMLVIVDDLALPLGKLRLRRRGSAGGHNGLKSIIESLGSQEFPRLRLGILPEQAKIEDYADFVLSDFTADEQTAVESMIERSVTTVLTVVREGLDKAIARCH; from the coding sequence ATGAGCCCGAGCCAAGACGTTGGCAGTCTGACGTCGCCGGCGATGTGGTTGGTTGTCGGGCTTGGCAATCCGGGCACACAATACCGACGTACCCGTCACAATCTTGGATTTATGGTCATTGATCGGTTAGCTGAACAGTTGCGTATTGAGCTGAACCAGTTGGTCTGCCATGCATGGGTCGGGCTGACGCAGAGTGACGAATCTCAGGTCGTGTTGGCCAAGCCACGAACGTATATGAATCGAAGTGGTGTATCGGCCCAATGCTTGCTCCGGCGCTACCAGTTACCCGCAAGCCAGATGTTGGTTATTGTGGATGATCTGGCGTTGCCGCTAGGCAAGCTCCGACTGCGCAGACGCGGCAGCGCAGGGGGACATAACGGGTTGAAGTCCATCATTGAATCACTGGGCTCGCAAGAATTTCCCCGCCTGCGTCTAGGCATCCTCCCAGAGCAAGCCAAGATTGAGGATTATGCTGATTTCGTGTTATCTGATTTTACCGCTGACGAACAGACGGCGGTCGAATCCATGATCGAACGGTCGGTGACCACGGTGTTAACGGTGGTGCGCGAAGGACTGGACAAGGCGATAGCGAGATGTCACTGA